One bacterium genomic window carries:
- a CDS encoding T9SS type A sorting domain-containing protein: MKKVSFLIFSILVLIGAGVSSASELKGNEFILDTSVTYGAASGYKRNSDVAFDGVNYFAVWQDSRSGFFAAIYGARISPAGVVFNKSNIPISLSGGSPGIAFDGENYLVIWQDYRNVSANIYGTRIRTDGSRLDTNDIPIWIAPDTIGNVSIAFGDTVFLIVWQSLSKGIHGVILNRTGVVLDTLNILAAPYQVCPSVAFDGDNFFVVWSAGFASSGDSGLLARRVSLTGDLIDTSNILITPTGGSNPSVTFGDTNYFTAWSEYRSGHYGVYGARISKNGVVLDKPTGKLISNMSTSYNPSYPSVASNGTNYLVTWQDSSSIEHGIRAARIGFDGSIIDTFALTPTITGHEPSAVSDSTDFFIVARSEQVMPDYCKSIYGTRVGGNGTVIDTPGILLSISANGQQYPSVAFDGTNYLGTWVDYRSNKQNIYGTRVSADGNVLDEKAFVISPITYNQKPSLIFGDSNYFVVWSDSGSIYGSRVDSKGIVLDTPGMKIYNSDSLSSSSPSISFDGQNYFVVWNGVGKYPYTYQFILGARVNKEGVIIDTNAIQIALSGENRVPLVAFDGVNYLVVWQNNYIYGVRINSSGVVIDTIPIQISTFGGNSSISFGKQNYLVVWTSTNYDIYGARVDTDGTLLDTSGIPISTLPDYERNTSVAFDGENYIIVWEGHDGSQYDIHSAKVSEGGAVINATPFISAKGNQYSPVISHGDNNRCLVLYSGIAGPPYGCVRTWGALYEGIGVEEKSNVRTSSTTLRVTENPFIKSTVIKYFIPVRTRVILSVYDISGSCVKTLVNEEKPAGSYNLNLNAKELKTGIYFVRLTAGSFKETRKLVLMK; the protein is encoded by the coding sequence ATGAAAAAAGTTTCGTTTTTGATTTTTAGCATTCTGGTTTTAATCGGAGCAGGAGTATCCTCGGCAAGCGAGTTAAAAGGCAATGAATTTATATTAGACACTAGTGTTACCTATGGCGCAGCGAGTGGTTATAAAAGAAATTCTGATGTAGCTTTTGATGGGGTTAATTATTTCGCCGTATGGCAGGATTCGCGCAGTGGTTTTTTTGCAGCTATTTATGGCGCAAGAATATCTCCTGCGGGGGTAGTTTTTAATAAGTCTAACATACCGATATCCCTTTCGGGCGGTTCTCCGGGTATAGCTTTTGACGGGGAAAATTATTTAGTGATATGGCAAGATTATCGCAATGTAAGCGCTAATATTTATGGTACAAGAATAAGAACTGATGGAAGTAGATTGGACACAAATGATATTCCAATATGGATTGCGCCTGACACTATAGGAAATGTTTCTATTGCTTTTGGGGATACGGTTTTTCTTATCGTATGGCAAAGTCTTTCTAAAGGGATACATGGTGTGATATTAAATAGAACGGGCGTTGTATTAGATACGCTCAATATATTAGCAGCTCCATATCAAGTGTGTCCTTCCGTTGCTTTTGACGGCGACAATTTTTTTGTTGTGTGGAGTGCAGGTTTTGCATCATCCGGAGATAGCGGGCTTTTAGCAAGGCGAGTTTCTTTAACGGGAGATTTGATAGATACTTCTAATATACTCATTACTCCGACAGGAGGAAGCAACCCTTCTGTAACTTTCGGCGACACGAATTATTTTACTGCATGGTCCGAGTATCGCAGCGGGCATTATGGTGTTTATGGAGCAAGAATAAGTAAAAATGGGGTTGTATTGGACAAACCAACAGGAAAATTGATATCTAATATGAGTACATCATATAATCCGTCTTATCCTTCAGTAGCTTCCAACGGAACAAACTATCTTGTTACCTGGCAGGATTCAAGTAGCATTGAGCACGGTATTCGCGCCGCGAGAATTGGTTTTGATGGAAGTATAATAGACACTTTCGCTTTAACTCCAACAATTACAGGACATGAACCATCGGCAGTATCCGATTCAACGGATTTTTTTATTGTCGCCCGTTCGGAACAAGTTATGCCTGACTATTGTAAATCTATTTATGGCACAAGAGTTGGAGGTAATGGGACGGTTATAGATACTCCCGGGATACTTTTATCTATTTCCGCAAACGGGCAACAATATCCTTCAGTCGCATTCGACGGGACAAATTACTTAGGAACATGGGTTGATTACAGAAGTAACAAACAAAATATTTATGGGACAAGAGTCAGCGCAGATGGAAATGTTTTAGATGAAAAAGCTTTTGTTATATCCCCTATTACCTATAATCAGAAGCCTTCTTTAATTTTCGGCGACTCGAATTATTTTGTAGTTTGGAGCGATAGTGGTTCGATTTATGGTTCAAGGGTTGATTCTAAAGGAATTGTATTGGATACGCCCGGCATGAAGATTTATAATTCAGATTCCTTATCTTCCTCCAGTCCATCAATATCTTTTGATGGACAAAATTATTTTGTAGTATGGAACGGAGTTGGGAAGTACCCTTACACTTATCAATTTATTCTTGGTGCAAGAGTAAATAAAGAAGGAGTAATAATAGATACAAATGCGATACAAATAGCTTTATCCGGGGAGAATAGAGTTCCTTTGGTTGCTTTTGATGGAGTAAATTATTTAGTTGTATGGCAAAACAACTATATTTACGGCGTTAGAATAAACAGTAGTGGAGTTGTGATAGATACTATTCCTATTCAAATTTCTACTTTTGGCGGAAATTCATCCATATCCTTTGGCAAGCAAAATTACTTAGTTGTATGGACTTCTACCAACTATGATATTTATGGTGCAAGAGTAGATACCGATGGTACTTTGCTTGATACATCCGGGATACCGATAAGCACTTTACCTGATTATGAACGCAACACCTCTGTTGCCTTTGATGGGGAAAATTACATTATCGTATGGGAGGGACACGATGGAAGTCAGTATGACATTCATAGCGCAAAGGTAAGTGAAGGAGGTGCCGTAATAAACGCAACGCCATTTATATCGGCAAAGGGGAATCAATATTCACCTGTAATATCTCACGGAGACAACAATAGGTGTCTTGTTCTTTACTCGGGTATTGCGGGACCCCCTTATGGCTGTGTCCGCACATGGGGAGCACTTTATGAGGGAATAGGAGTAGAAGAAAAATCAAATGTTAGAACCTCTTCGACTACGCTCAGGGTAACTGAAAATCCGTTTATTAAATCTACAGTTATAAAGTATTTCATACCCGTTAGAACTCGAGTGATATTAAGCGTTTACGATATTTCGGGAAGTTGTGTGAAGACATTAGTTAATGAAGAAAAACCTGCGGGAAGTTATAATCTAAACCTGAATGCAAAAGAATTAAAAACAGGAATATATTTTGTGAGACTAACAGCAGGCAGTTTTAAAGAGACGAGGAAATTGGTTTTGATGAAATAA
- a CDS encoding PQQ-binding-like beta-propeller repeat protein: MTIILALFLFQQTYASGTWTKYGATLENTHLQWMRGAMMSAPEVKWSYKTGGMESYGAAVADIDKDDTMEIVFGSDDCKVYCLNGITGGVKWSYLIGQIVRPSPAIADVDKDDTMEVVIGSNDSKIYCINGITGGIKWSYKAGNNAVVSSSTIADIDKDDTMEVVVGSDRVYCLNGITGGVKWSYTTGGYVESSPAIADINKDDTIEIVFGSWDNKVYCLNGITGNVKWSYKTGRTIRSSPAIADVNNDTIEVVIGSNDSTVYCLNGVTGEVKWSYTTGDIILSSPAIADVDKDDTLEAVIGSNDKKAYCFNGVSGTLKWSYVTTGFVHRGISIADINMDNRFEVLVPNRDNYLRCLNGEDGSFLWEKQLYSDFHDIAIADIDNDGCVELVVGIGWNYTIYALDDISNSTNCGCMGVEEGKSNIKTPSTMLRASQNPYFQSTIISFSVGDSRDCSLKLYDLSGRCVKTLVNELKPAGNYNVPVNTKGLSAGIYFATLIADNYKETKKLILMK, from the coding sequence ATGACAATTATACTAGCATTATTTCTTTTTCAACAGACTTATGCAAGTGGCACGTGGACTAAATATGGGGCAACACTTGAGAATACGCATCTGCAATGGATGAGAGGGGCTATGATGTCCGCGCCTGAAGTAAAATGGTCATACAAAACAGGTGGAATGGAATCCTATGGTGCAGCAGTGGCAGACATTGACAAAGATGATACTATGGAGATAGTATTTGGAAGTGACGACTGCAAGGTGTATTGCCTAAATGGAATAACAGGAGGAGTAAAGTGGAGCTATTTAATAGGGCAAATTGTCAGACCATCGCCTGCAATAGCAGATGTGGATAAGGACGATACGATGGAAGTAGTAATCGGAAGTAATGACTCTAAAATTTATTGCATAAATGGAATAACGGGAGGAATAAAGTGGAGTTATAAGGCTGGAAATAATGCTGTAGTCTCTTCCTCAACAATAGCAGATATTGATAAAGATGACACGATGGAAGTAGTAGTTGGAAGTGACAGAGTCTATTGTCTTAATGGAATAACAGGAGGAGTAAAATGGAGTTATACAACTGGAGGGTATGTAGAATCTTCCCCAGCAATAGCAGATATCAACAAAGACGATACAATAGAAATAGTATTTGGAAGTTGGGATAATAAAGTTTATTGTCTTAATGGAATAACCGGGAATGTAAAATGGAGTTATAAAACTGGGAGAACGATACGCTCCTCTCCGGCAATAGCAGATGTCAATAATGATACGATAGAAGTAGTGATTGGAAGTAATGACAGTACGGTTTATTGTCTTAATGGAGTAACCGGAGAAGTGAAATGGAGTTATACAACTGGAGATATTATATTATCTTCACCGGCAATAGCAGATGTGGATAAAGACGATACACTGGAAGCAGTAATTGGAAGTAATGACAAAAAAGCCTATTGCTTTAACGGGGTAAGTGGAACTCTAAAATGGAGTTATGTGACAACAGGTTTTGTTCATAGAGGCATTTCCATTGCTGATATTAATATGGATAATAGGTTTGAAGTTCTTGTCCCTAATAGGGATAACTATTTACGTTGTCTTAATGGCGAAGATGGCTCATTTTTATGGGAAAAACAATTATACAGTGATTTTCACGACATAGCTATTGCAGACATTGATAATGATGGATGCGTAGAATTGGTGGTTGGTATTGGGTGGAATTACACTATTTATGCGCTTGACGATATTAGTAATTCCACTAATTGCGGATGTATGGGGGTGGAAGAAGGAAAATCAAATATTAAAACCCCTTCGACTATGCTCAGGGCAAGTCAAAATCCGTATTTTCAATCAACAATTATTTCCTTCTCCGTAGGGGACAGTCGGGACTGTTCCTTGAAACTTTATGATTTATCGGGTCGATGCGTGAAAACTCTCGTCAACGAACTCAAACCCGCAGGGAATTATAATGTCCCAGTAAATACAAAAGGGTTATCGGCAGGCATTTACTTTGCTACTCTCATTGCCGATAATTACAAGGAGACAAAAAAACTTATATTAATGAAGTAG